In Vigna radiata var. radiata cultivar VC1973A unplaced genomic scaffold, Vradiata_ver6 scaffold_195, whole genome shotgun sequence, a single genomic region encodes these proteins:
- the LOC106779331 gene encoding probable transcription factor At1g11510 isoform X1: MTKKRKQRPESVEDLSTASSYESEEDDDRSHSSQQHAAAAQVSSSEKKDDSSDEEDEKQRSILPASSSESEEDDDQPHSSQQHAAAAAAQVSSSEEEDDSSDEEDEKQRSMLPASSSESEEDDDQPHSSQQHAAAAAAVQVSSSEKEDDSSDEGDEKQRSILPASSSEYEEDDDQPHSSQQHAAAAAQVSSSEEEDDSSDEEDEKQRSILPASANHPSKPHPKSSSESESDTGTEPARVKSKAKPTDLPQPKVQAQRSSTPVKLGSKRPAHSTEPKRTKKNPDEAPFPSVANDETSVVNDETSVANDVTSVANDETSVANDVTSVANDETSVANDETSVANDETKEDGKKSDGQAKVLFQRIWSEEDELGILKGILEFISKTGQEPYRYVDAFHNFIKKSLHVEVSSLQLKDKIRRMKKKFETHEAKKKKGIEPRLLRPHDRALFEFSKKIWGEWPNGLVEKPKPLAKYVTKAQKESEAKAKVLSQPSVPESGDVNLLYNNISCFKELDEDEMKRGLTLIGESKRKELERRWKVLQYSEMELLGNRSLLIGEQIKLVSQALQSSND, encoded by the coding sequence ATGACAAAGAAGCGGAAGCAGCGCCCTGAATCGGTGGAAGATCTTTCAACTGCTTCCTCTTACGAATCCGAGGAAGATGATGACCGATCGCATTCTTCTCAACAGCATGCAGCAGCAGCGCAGGTTTCTTCCTCTGAAAAGAAAGACGATTCTTCAGATGAAGAAGACGAGAAGCAACGTTCCATTCTCCCTGCTTCCTCCTCTGAATCTGAGGAAGATGATGACCAACCGCATTCTTCTCAACAGcatgcagcagcagcagcagcgcAGGTTTCTTCCTCTGAAGAGGAAGACGATTCTTCAGATGAAGAAGACGAGAAGCAACGTTCCATGCTCCCTGCTTCCTCCTCTGAATCTGAGGAAGATGATGACCAACCGCATTCTTCTCAACAGcatgcagcagcagcagcagcagtaCAGGTTTCTTCCTCTGAAAAGGAAGACGATTCTTCAGATGAAGGAGACGAGAAGCAACGTTCCATTCTCCCTGCTTCCTCCTCTGAATATGAGGAAGATGATGACCAACCGCATTCTTCTCAACAGcatgcagcagcagcagcacagGTTTCTTCTTCTGAAGAGGAAGACGATTCTTCAGATGAGGAAGACGAGAAGCAACGTTCCATTCTCCCTGCATCTGCAAACCATCCCTCAAAGCCTCACCCCAAGTCCTCCTCTGAATCCGAATCCGACACGGGCACCGAACCAGCTCGAGTCAAATCCAAAGCTAAGCCCACGGACCTACCCCAGCCCAAGGTTCAGGCCCAGCGTTCCTCCACGCCGGTGAAGCTGGGATCCAAGCGCCCAGCCCACTCAACTGAGCCGAAACGCACGAAAAAAAATCCAGATGAGGCTCCTTTTCCTTCTGTTGCTAACGACGAAACTTCTGTTGTTAACGACGAAACTTCTGTTGCTAACGACGTAACTTCTGTTGCTAACGACGAAACTTCTGTTGCTAACGACGTAACTTCTGTTGCTAACGACGAAACTTCTGTTGCTAACGACGAAACTTCTGTTGCTAACGACGAAACGAAGGAGGACGGGAAGAAGTCCGACGGACAAGCGAAAGTGTTGTTCCAGAGGATCTGGAGCGAAGAAGACGAGCTTGGCATTCTAAAGGGCATACTCGAGTTCATCTCAAAAACCGGACAAGAGCCTTATAGGTATGTTGACGCTTTCCACAACTTCATTAAGAAATCACTCCACGTGGAGGTCTCCAGCCTTCAGCTGAAGGATAAGATTCGACGGATGAAGAAGAAGTTCGAGACTCATGAGgcgaaaaagaagaaagggatTGAGCCTCGGTTGTTGAGGCCTCACGACCGGGCCTTGTTTGAATTCTCTAAGAAGATTTGGGGTGAATGGCCCAACGGATTGGTGGAAAAGCCCAAGCCTCTTGCGAAGTACGTTACCAAGGCTCAAAAGGAATCTGAAGCCAAGGCTAAAGTACTGTCGCAGCCATCAGTGCCTGAAAGTGGTGACGTTAATTTGCTTTACAAcaatatttcttgttttaaagAGCTGGATGAGGATGAGATGAAGAGAGGACTTACTTTGATTGGAGAATCCAAGAGGAAGGAATTAGAGAGAAGGTGGAAAGTGTTGCAATATTCTGAGATGGAACTTCTTGGTAATCGCTCTCTACTGATTGGGGAGCAGATTAAGTTGGTATCTCAAGCCCTACAATCATCCAACGATTAG
- the LOC106779331 gene encoding probable transcription factor At1g11510 isoform X2 translates to MTKKRKQRPESVEDLSTASSYESEEDDDRSHSSQQHAAAAQVSSSEKKDDSSDEEDEKQRSILPASSSESEEDDDQPHSSQQHAAAAAAQVSSSEEEDDSSDEEDEKQRSMLPASSSESEEDDDQPHSSQQHAAAAAAVQVSSSEKEDDSSDEGDEKQRSILPASSSEYEEDDDQPHSSQQHAAAAAQVSSSEEEDDSSDEEDEKQRSILPASANHPSKPHPKSSSESESDTGTEPARVKSKAKPTDLPQPKVQAQRSSTPVKLGSKRPAHSTEPKRTKKNPDEAPFPSVANDETSVVNDETSVANDVTSVANDETSVANDETSVANDETKEDGKKSDGQAKVLFQRIWSEEDELGILKGILEFISKTGQEPYRYVDAFHNFIKKSLHVEVSSLQLKDKIRRMKKKFETHEAKKKKGIEPRLLRPHDRALFEFSKKIWGEWPNGLVEKPKPLAKYVTKAQKESEAKAKVLSQPSVPESGDVNLLYNNISCFKELDEDEMKRGLTLIGESKRKELERRWKVLQYSEMELLGNRSLLIGEQIKLVSQALQSSND, encoded by the exons ATGACAAAGAAGCGGAAGCAGCGCCCTGAATCGGTGGAAGATCTTTCAACTGCTTCCTCTTACGAATCCGAGGAAGATGATGACCGATCGCATTCTTCTCAACAGCATGCAGCAGCAGCGCAGGTTTCTTCCTCTGAAAAGAAAGACGATTCTTCAGATGAAGAAGACGAGAAGCAACGTTCCATTCTCCCTGCTTCCTCCTCTGAATCTGAGGAAGATGATGACCAACCGCATTCTTCTCAACAGcatgcagcagcagcagcagcgcAGGTTTCTTCCTCTGAAGAGGAAGACGATTCTTCAGATGAAGAAGACGAGAAGCAACGTTCCATGCTCCCTGCTTCCTCCTCTGAATCTGAGGAAGATGATGACCAACCGCATTCTTCTCAACAGcatgcagcagcagcagcagcagtaCAGGTTTCTTCCTCTGAAAAGGAAGACGATTCTTCAGATGAAGGAGACGAGAAGCAACGTTCCATTCTCCCTGCTTCCTCCTCTGAATATGAGGAAGATGATGACCAACCGCATTCTTCTCAACAGcatgcagcagcagcagcacagGTTTCTTCTTCTGAAGAGGAAGACGATTCTTCAGATGAGGAAGACGAGAAGCAACGTTCCATTCTCCCTGCATCTGCAAACCATCCCTCAAAGCCTCACCCCAAGTCCTCCTCTGAATCCGAATCCGACACGGGCACCGAACCAGCTCGAGTCAAATCCAAAGCTAAGCCCACGGACCTACCCCAGCCCAAGGTTCAGGCCCAGCGTTCCTCCACGCCGGTGAAGCTGGGATCCAAGCGCCCAGCCCACTCAACTGAGCCGAAACGCACGAAAAAAAATCCAGATGAGGCTCCTTTTCCTTCTGTTGCTAACGACGAAACTTCTGTTGTTAACGACGAAACTTCTGTTGCTAACGACGTAACTTCTGTTGCTAACGACGAAA CTTCTGTTGCTAACGACGAAACTTCTGTTGCTAACGACGAAACGAAGGAGGACGGGAAGAAGTCCGACGGACAAGCGAAAGTGTTGTTCCAGAGGATCTGGAGCGAAGAAGACGAGCTTGGCATTCTAAAGGGCATACTCGAGTTCATCTCAAAAACCGGACAAGAGCCTTATAGGTATGTTGACGCTTTCCACAACTTCATTAAGAAATCACTCCACGTGGAGGTCTCCAGCCTTCAGCTGAAGGATAAGATTCGACGGATGAAGAAGAAGTTCGAGACTCATGAGgcgaaaaagaagaaagggatTGAGCCTCGGTTGTTGAGGCCTCACGACCGGGCCTTGTTTGAATTCTCTAAGAAGATTTGGGGTGAATGGCCCAACGGATTGGTGGAAAAGCCCAAGCCTCTTGCGAAGTACGTTACCAAGGCTCAAAAGGAATCTGAAGCCAAGGCTAAAGTACTGTCGCAGCCATCAGTGCCTGAAAGTGGTGACGTTAATTTGCTTTACAAcaatatttcttgttttaaagAGCTGGATGAGGATGAGATGAAGAGAGGACTTACTTTGATTGGAGAATCCAAGAGGAAGGAATTAGAGAGAAGGTGGAAAGTGTTGCAATATTCTGAGATGGAACTTCTTGGTAATCGCTCTCTACTGATTGGGGAGCAGATTAAGTTGGTATCTCAAGCCCTACAATCATCCAACGATTAG